The window ATTGCCTTGTAGAATGAACTGGATAATACGAGAGCCCAGCTTTCCCAGAAAGGTGAGTTAGTAAGAGACAGGGGGCCCTGGGAAGCTCCTGACCTAGGTGCTTGGGGGATAGGCGCTGGGAGGAATGCCTCTAGCCTTCTGGTGAAGCTAGGGGCTCTCCCTGCTTTCTATATCCAAGAGTTTTGCCGGCTCTTGTGATTggcaggaaaggagaggaaagggaggtgCCTCAAGCCATCCACCTAGGCCAGATGAGCTTCTTCTTGTCTGAGGCTACTTGCCCAGGACCGAGGCTGGGAGGGGGCTGCCTAATGGGACAGACTATTTCTAGGAGAGTGTTTGGCTGCTGAGtttggcaggaaacctgcttgGGTTCTAAGATGATGAATTAACTAGACCCATGGGAGTGGACAGCGGTGAAATCTTTACTCAGGTAGTTCTAAGCAACAGAAAGAGGGTCTCATCCCCTGAATGAAGAGACTCTGGCTTAGCTTCTCTGGTTTGGTGCATGCCAGAGAGAGAAGTGGGTCACCCAACTTGCTGACCGGGGACTTGTTCCTTACCTGGCTCAGGGGTGCAGTGCTGGAGCCCAAGGGCTCAGGTTCTTATGCTGATGGGTGAATGGgccttcccccttcccacccctgctgcagagaaggagaaaagggacaGCCAGGTCATCATTGACACCCTGCGGGACACGCTGGAAGAGCGCAACGCCACTGTGGAATCTCTGCAGAAGGCCTTAGACAAGGCTGAAATGCTGTGCTCCACCCTCAAGGTGGGTCCCCGGGTCCTGTGGGCACAAGTCCGTTGGCCTTATCTTCTGGCTCTGCCTTGGTCATGACCTTCGTTTGTGCAGTTATAAAGTGGAGGCAAATCCCTTCTTCCCCAGGCCTCCAGTGTTGTACCCATCCAGTCCGTAAGCGAGGGGTCATATTGGCTGTGCTTATGGATTTTGTACCGAGTAGTCTGAAGAGGTCAGGCCTTCCTGGCGCTTCTCGGAGGGGCAGCTCAGCCAAGACCTCAGTGAGGCTGGACCTTGTTTCCAAAAGTGGTTTGTACTCCACCAATGAAGCCAGATGGAAGAACCTTCCATTAGCACTCTAGTCCTTGGCTGGGCTGCTCTCTGGAGCCAGATCAAACAGCATCCCAAGGAGGAGCAGGGGGCCTTTGAAGTCAGCTGTGCTGAGCTGTCCGGGCAGATCAAAGCCTGCAGAGCAAGCCGCTCTAGACCCAGATGAATTTTGTATCAGCCTGGGTTGGTGAGCCTCTTGCTCTCTAAGGGGCATGAGGCGATTGATCTGAGCCCGCAATTGATATTCTGGCCTCGTAAGAAGGAGCAGTCCTTGCTGGATGCCATTTGAAAGGGAAAGGGAGCCATCTTTGTGAACAGACAGAGCCCCAGGGTGTTCGTTGTCTCTGTTCCTGCTTGGTGGCTGGGCTGGATCACGTGGCCTGGCcagtgggagggaaggagtgaaTCAGGACCTGGCTGCAGAGCGGGCATCTTTGATAGCATTCCCAGGTCAGAGATGGAGTGCTTTTGTGCTGAGGGCAGCCTGGCTAGCTGCCTCTGGTTCAGCTCTCCTAGCCTGACTGATAACTGTCCTTGGGTCTAGATGGTGGATAATGAGACCTGGATTTGTGTTTCTTCAGCTTCCTACATGACATGCACCGTGAGCCCTTAGGCCACAGGACCTTGGCAGCCCACAGTGGGCCTCTAGCTAGTGGCAGTGGGTTGTGCCTGGGGTGAGACATATCTCAGGAGGAAGCAAGCGGGGAGGTGAGGAAGCAGTTGGCATAGGGCCTCATAGCAGAAAAAGCACAAGCCCGAGTGGGGCCCAGGAGCCTTCCTCCCTAGAGGCTGGGCACACACGGTTATCAGCACTTGGAAAAGCAGACAGTTCTAGAGTAGAGGTCTCAGGATGACTTTAGCCATGGGCCCTAGGATCGTCCAAGCAACAGGTAGGCACGGGTGTGTTTGCTCTTCAGAAGCAGATGAAGTACTTGGAGCAGCAGCAGGACGAGAGCAAACAAGCCCAGGAGGAGGCACGCCGACTCAGGAGCAAGATGAAAACCATGGAGCGGTGAGCCCGGAGTTGGggactccctctgcccttgctcctACGGCCCCCAGAGGGCCCAGTTCTTAGGACTGCAGTAGGGGTTGGCACCTCTGTGGCGCAAACCTCCGTAGGCCATGTGGGGTTCAGGCCAACTGGGTGTGGGCCCAGGTGTCCTCGCTCGGCCTCGGTGGGCTCCTCCACTTTCCATGGGGCCCCTTGCCTCAGTCCTCCCTCTTCCTGTTGCCCGTGGCCCGGTGACCTGGCAGGTCTTGTGCTCCAGAGACCTTTCTCCAAGGATCCCTGACATTGAGGACCTGTCAGCACCCATCCTTCCCCAGCAGAGTCCCTGCAGCTGTGTTCAGCTCTGCTGTGGGGCCTTCCTTTGGGTAGACCCGCCTGCTGAAGCATGCTGGCAGGCCAGGCTGTCACCATAGCAACAGCAGCAAGGGAAAGCCGAGCTGCACTGGGTACCTACCCATCAGCCTCCAGGTTGTAAATGCCGTGGGCTGGGTGTTTTTCAGGATCGAGCTCCTGCTCCAGAGCCAGCGGCCCGAGGTGGAGGAGATGATCCGAGACATGGGTGTGGGGCAGTCCGCCGTGGAGCAGCTGACCGTGTACTGCGTGTCCCTCAAGAAGTGCGTACTCCGGCCCCTGTGGCCCAGTCCGGGAGCTAAGCCCCGGCCCCTCTCTGCTGCCCGTCTCTTGTAAAGCAGAGCAGGCAGACCTAAGGGGCGGGCTCCGGAGCTATGCTGCCTCAGTTTGAACCCTGACCCCACCTCTCACCGTGTGGCCACGAGCCAGTTTCTTGGCCTCTGACCCACAGCTTCCTGAATGGAGATAGTAATAACTTGCCTCATTGGGTtattgagagaatgagtgtgaatataaatgttatttctaaGAAGGTTGGCACCACTCTCTGGGCTATAAGCCCCATCGTGATAAATGGAGCCTGTTTCCTATCAGCACTCACTGACTCTGCCTGACTTGCATCAGAAACTTTGCTACTGTGGATGTGAGGTTGGGGAAAGGGGGCTACTTGGCTGACAGGCACGGAGGATCCCAGATGTCTCCTATGAGGGCCAGATGGTATAGGGGGCCTCTTCGTGAGGGCAGGGCTTCCTGCAAACCCTCTCCAATCACCAGTGCCTGCAGGACAGGCAGGGAACAGAGACTCCCCTGCTCTCCTTGCAGGACCCTCCGCAGCACCACGCTGCTGGGCTCAGGTGTCAGAGTAGGAACGAGAACTGGCTGAGGGGACAGCCTGGGCTTTGCGTTTGTTCGGTGCTGTGGTGCAGTCTGACCAGCAGGGTGCCCCATTCTGACATTTCTTTTCCTGGCCCCCTCATAGAGAGTATGAGAATCTAAAAGAGGCGCGGAAGGCCTCAGGGGAGCTGGCGGACAGACTGAAGAAGGACTTGTTTTCTTCCAAAAGCAAGGTAACGGTGGGGAGCGGAAGGTGAGGGGAGCGGGGGCTATCCTTTTGTCGTGCTCGGTCCTGTCTCCTGAGCAAAGCCGTGGGGCCTGTTGGTGCAGCAGACTCCACGGGGCCTCTGGGTGATTCACAGAGACTGGTTACTGGGCCTTGGCTCTGGCTCTGTGGCTTGTCCCCTTAGGGTGGCGGGTCATGCAGGCAGCCCCCCCAGTACGTGCACACTTAcgctcccttctctccttcctggctCCGGGCAGATCCCGAATGTGACAGTGTTAGAGGCCCGCTTTTGTCCCAGGCCCAGAGTAAGAGGAATGTACCTGGAACCCCATTCAGTCAGCATAGCTGCTTTATCTCTGGGCCCGGTGCATCCATGGGCTGTCGGGTTTAGAACGCAGCCCTAGTTCCTGGGCAGCTCCAGATGGGCATGGACAGGCCCCACAAAGCCACAGTCTCCCCATGTGTCCTCAGACTCTTCTGGACCCTGGGCTTCTGTGAGCATGCACTGGGTAGCAGCGGGTGGGGGCAGAGCACATGGCCACCTGCTGGCCTGTCCTTTACTCCCTATACTTTCTTGTAGTTGCAGACAGTCTACTCTGAACTAGACCAGACCAAGTTGGAGCTGAAGTCGGCGCAGAAGGATTTACAGAGTGCTGACAAGGAGATTGTGGTAAGGAACATCCCTGGCCAGACGGGAACGAGGGGTCGTTTGTGTGTCCTCCGAGAACCTAGAAACCTGTGCCCCAGTCTGTGGCGGTGGTTCTGGGTTCCCTGTATCCTCCTGGGTCAGAGTGGGTCAGGATGTGTACCTTGGCCCTGATTTGGAACCTGGGCCTCCTCAGTAGGGGACAGACAGCACCATGGGTCTTCCCCTACGGCCTGTCCTGTACCTATATCCCCAGGGATATAGCCTCACCAGAGGAGAGGCTTCACCAGAGAGGGGTTCTGAGGCCAGGTGATCCCGGGGGTTCAGGATGTTGGGGGTTCAGGCCTTGCTCTGTTCCCAGTGGGCTTGCCTGTCGTGCATGTTGTTCATGTCCTTGACAGTCTCTCTGGACTTGCTGCTTCAGCCTTCCTTTCacactcttctctttccttccccaagaGCCTGAAAAAAAAGCTAACGATGCTGCAGGAAACCCTGAACCTGCCACCCGTGGACAGTGAGACTGTCAACCGCCTGGTTTTAGAGAGGTTGGTTGACTTGCTGGGGTGGTGCAGGGGTCATAAGCTGGAAGAAGTCCCTGGTAAGGGTCTTCACTACTCCTGGCTTTGGTCGGGTGGGTGGTCCATGTGGGCCTGAAGGCTGTGGGCCTCCTGCCCTGGGACACAGCCAAGATTTAGTTGGAAAGCAGCTTTGAGGCAAGTTCTGGGCTGACAATGAAAGGCTAAGGTAGGCCAGAGAGGACCTAGGGATGGgtagggaaggggcaggagtgtTGACTGTCCTCACGCATCCTATTTATGAAATGCTTACCAAATGCATTTGTCTGCCCCAGTTTCTGAAACAAACATGAAACCAGTCACCAAAATAAATTCGCTGGTCTCAGGAATGTGTGCATTAAAGCTGCCGGCAGAGGGAGccaagaggcagagggatgggTGTCCCTGCCGGGACTGGCTGCCCCATTCCTCCTGAGTGTTTCACAGAAGCCAAGCTAAGAGCATCTCTGGGCTGTCCTAGCTGCCCAGCTGATGGCCCAGACGGAAAGCACATAACCCAGTGGCCCAGCCTTTTATTTGAGCCACTTTTCAATGTCCTTTGGAAAATCATTATGCTCCTTCTTCCTCACATCCAATCAGTTGCCAGAGTCTGCCCATCTAACCTCTGGGGTGCCTCCTAATCCTATCTAACCCTGGCCGCCACCTCCAGGTGAGGCTAGTGACCCATCCTCCGCTCCTCCTGTCTGCCCAGCTTATCAGCCCCCGGCTTCACGTcattcctccccccaccaaacaCTCCCAGACCTCTTGGCACTGTGCCTAAGGCACTCGTGGAGCGAGCCCATAAGCACACACCCGGCTATGAGTAGCCCGGGAGCCGCGTCTTGATCTGTGTTCCTCACCACCAGCTTCCTTACACATACATTCTCTTCCCCACACCATACTACCTGGTGAGCATCTGCACCGGGGAGCGAGTGCCAACAAGCCAGTGTCCTCTCCTTCTCGTTTTACCTTTAGTTCCTCATCCGTACTCTTTCCTTTTTACCTCAGACCCTCCAGTGTCTCTTCACGGAGCTAGAGCTGCCTGCCCCCCGCCAGTTTGGGTTGGACTGAGAAATGGCTGTGGGAGTCTGATGGGCACATGACTCTCTGTGAGGTCCAGTGTGTTGCTGATTTGGACAAACTAGACGCCATGTCTGGTCCTTCCTCCCCATTCCACCCTCAGAGCCCACTGGCCACGCTGGCTTGGAAGCCCCAGGTAGCACAAGGGCGCTGTCAGGAGCTTGACTCATAGGGAGCCGATAGTCTCGAAGACCATCTCATGTGGTCAAACATTTAGAACTCAAACTGCCTcaaggcaggaaggaaaaatcCTTTTCCTAGCCTATCAAGGCTGCTATCGACAAGCTCCACAGTGCTCCCTCCGCTTCCCACTCCGTGGGCCTCAGGGTATTTCTACACACATGTGCTCTGTGTCTGGCATCCACAGTGAGGGAGGCCTCTAGGCTCCCAGGGACTTTGCATACCTGCCTTTGCTTACTTTCTTTACCACTCCACGCCGGAGCGAGGcctagacttcttttttttttttttttaaagattttatttatttatttgacagaaagagagacagcgagagagggaacacaagcagggggagtaggagagggagaagcaggcctcccacagagcagggagcccgatgcagggctcgatcccaggaccccgggatcatgacctgagccgaaggcagacgcttaacgactgagccccccaggcgccccgaggcctAGACTTCTATAACCGGTTC of the Halichoerus grypus chromosome 1, mHalGry1.hap1.1, whole genome shotgun sequence genome contains:
- the TRAIP gene encoding E3 ubiquitin-protein ligase TRAIP isoform X2, yielding MPIRALCTICSDFFDHSRDVAAIHCGHTFHLQCLIQWFETAPSRTCPQCRIQVGRRTIINKLFFDLAQEEESVLDAEFLKNELDNTRAQLSQKEKEKRDSQVIIDTLRDTLEERNATVESLQKALDKAEMLCSTLKKQMKYLEQQQDESKQAQEEARRLRSKMKTMERIELLLQSQRPEVEEMIRDMGVGQSAVEQLTVYCVSLKKEYENLKEARKASGELADRLKKDLFSSKSKLQTVYSELDQTKLELKSAQKDLQSADKEIVSLKKKLTMLQETLNLPPVDSETVNRLVLESPAPMEMLSLKLRRPAFGDDIDLNATFDVDTPPSQPSSIHHGRAKKLCQEIAHSPIQDIPKKMPKGPKQVRTGFDGLGGRTKFIQPTDTTMIRPLPVKPKPKTKQRVGVKKAFPPSQAKLDTFLW
- the TRAIP gene encoding E3 ubiquitin-protein ligase TRAIP isoform X3; this translates as MPIRALCTICSDFFDHSRDVAAIHCGHTFHLQCLIQWFETAPSRTCPQCRIQVGRRTIINKLFFDLAQEEESVLDAEFLKNELDNTRAQLSQKEKEKRDSQVIIDTLRDTLEERNATVESLQKALDKAEMLCSTLKKQMKYLEQQQDESKQAQEEARRLRSKMKTMERIELLLQSQRPEVEEMIRDMGVGQSAVEQLTVYCVSLKKEYENLKEARKASGELADRLKKDLFSSKSKLQTVYSELDQTKLELKSAQKDLQSADKEIVSLKKKLTMLQETLNLPPVDSETVNRLVLESPAPMEMLSLKLRRPAFGDDIDLNATFDVDTPPSQPSSIHHGRAKKLCQEIAHSPIQDIPKKMPKGPKQARNSPRGPRQSPVAAEIP